AAAACGTTGGGATGAAGAAGGAGTCAGGAGTCAGTAGCCAGGAGTCAGAATCAATCAGTCGAGGATTCAAACCTGCGACTGATTAAAGACCACCAAATCGTAGATTTGGTGGGGGTCTTAAACCCAGTTATTCATCCGCCACTCGCACAGAATTCATTCTGAATTCTGACTCCTGACTCCTGAATTCTGTTCGATAATGTGCAGCATTTTCCAAAATTACCTAATTTTCCCCATCATGTCCATATAATTGAAGAATCTAATGTAGAACCTAGCCAATCTCGTAGTATTCTGGAATTAATTGAACTCATTGAAAAAGAATTAATGTGAACTTATAAAGTGCGTAAGTCCTGAAT
The DNA window shown above is from Anabaena sp. WA102 and carries:
- a CDS encoding toxin-antitoxin system TumE family protein — its product is MQHFPKLPNFPHHVHIIEESNVEPSQSRSILELIELIEKELM